The Hymenobacter sp. GOD-10R genome includes a window with the following:
- a CDS encoding DMT family protein, producing MKALSTVLLLTISNLFMTFAWYGHLQFKKITWLHGLGLVGVILISWGLAFFEYVFQVPANRIGFEENGGPFNLFQLKVIQEVISLTVFTLCAVLVFKTDKLGWNHLVGFALLVAAVYVIFRKW from the coding sequence ATGAAAGCGCTGTCTACCGTTCTGCTGCTCACCATCTCCAACCTGTTCATGACCTTCGCCTGGTACGGGCACTTGCAATTCAAGAAAATAACGTGGCTACACGGGCTCGGTTTGGTAGGGGTGATTCTGATCAGTTGGGGTCTTGCCTTTTTCGAATACGTCTTCCAGGTGCCGGCCAACCGCATCGGGTTTGAGGAAAATGGCGGGCCTTTCAATCTGTTCCAACTCAAAGTTATTCAAGAGGTTATTTCCCTTACGGTATTCACGTTGTGCGCTGTGCTCGTCTTCAAAACCGACAAGCTAGGCTGGAACCACTTAGTCGGGTTTGCGCTGTTGGTAG
- a CDS encoding DUF3891 family protein, producing MIVNYTPEGWQIIYQQAHALLAAQLAWHWQPFGPADRWVGLLAATAQHDDEQQHWDGHYGLTPAGAPANFTMKEFSLEQATGVLRAARFQGQWRSLLTSMHLSFLYEPLRAQQPALPSFLDEQQANQEQWRKALKVNKKEAQQAYDLMQWCDRLSLIFCRHELPEMGRALEVSIGPDGRRYDVSQPAPEGPVLVAPWPFSVEKFTVSVEASTLSQLQFKDDAELAAALRMAPVQTLTWTLQKH from the coding sequence ATGATTGTAAACTATACGCCCGAAGGCTGGCAGATTATCTACCAGCAAGCTCACGCCTTGCTTGCCGCTCAGCTAGCTTGGCATTGGCAGCCCTTTGGCCCCGCTGACCGCTGGGTGGGGCTACTGGCTGCTACCGCTCAGCACGACGACGAGCAGCAGCACTGGGACGGCCACTACGGCCTGACGCCTGCCGGTGCGCCCGCTAACTTCACGATGAAGGAATTTTCGTTGGAACAAGCCACGGGTGTACTACGCGCGGCTAGGTTTCAAGGGCAGTGGCGCAGCTTACTCACCAGTATGCACCTGAGCTTTCTGTACGAGCCACTGCGTGCGCAACAGCCAGCGCTACCTAGCTTCCTCGATGAGCAGCAAGCCAACCAGGAACAGTGGCGAAAAGCATTGAAGGTAAATAAGAAAGAAGCGCAGCAGGCCTACGACCTCATGCAGTGGTGCGACCGGCTCTCACTGATCTTCTGCCGCCACGAACTGCCCGAAATGGGTCGGGCCCTCGAGGTCAGCATCGGCCCCGACGGCCGGCGCTACGATGTGAGCCAGCCCGCGCCCGAGGGGCCGGTGCTTGTGGCGCCCTGGCCGTTTTCGGTAGAGAAGTTTACAGTCAGTGTGGAGGCTAGCACGCTCAGCCAGCTTCAGTTCAAGGATGATGCGGAGCTAGCCGCTGCCCTGCGCATGGCGCCCGTGCAAACCTTAACCTGGACGCTACAGAAGCACTAG
- a CDS encoding YihY/virulence factor BrkB family protein, whose protein sequence is MAHYRFSDIVAILKASASEFSNNNSFRHSAALSYYTIFSLPPLLLIVITIASAIYGNEAVTGQVYGQLKGFVGAESAQFMQESIAKFTLQQRGGIATAIGVGTLIFTATTFFVTLQESINDIWNLKAKPRNGIVQFLRDRVLSFGLILSVALLLLTSFVISAVLQVFTNYLEHVWQDAGIVAVKLVDFSISLAVTTTLFAMIYRFLPDAVIRWRDVWIGAFITAALFVLGKYLIAFYISYANPGSAFGAAGSAIVLLVWVNYSSLIIFFGAEFTQEFADAFGQKVQPKAHAVRIETREVPEGESKEEITTGRPRATGRWRA, encoded by the coding sequence ATGGCTCACTACCGCTTCTCTGATATTGTCGCTATTCTGAAAGCTTCGGCTTCCGAGTTTAGCAATAACAACTCATTTCGGCATTCGGCCGCGCTGTCGTACTACACCATTTTCTCGCTACCACCACTGTTGCTTATCGTTATTACGATTGCCAGTGCTATTTACGGTAACGAAGCCGTGACGGGGCAGGTGTACGGGCAGCTGAAGGGCTTTGTCGGAGCTGAGTCGGCGCAATTCATGCAGGAAAGCATTGCTAAGTTCACCCTTCAACAACGTGGCGGTATTGCCACCGCTATAGGTGTCGGCACGCTAATTTTTACAGCTACCACGTTCTTCGTGACGTTGCAAGAAAGCATCAACGATATCTGGAATCTAAAAGCCAAGCCCCGCAACGGTATCGTACAGTTTCTACGCGACCGAGTGCTTTCGTTTGGCCTTATCCTGAGTGTGGCACTGCTGCTGCTTACCTCGTTCGTAATCAGTGCTGTACTGCAAGTGTTTACCAACTATTTGGAACATGTATGGCAGGATGCCGGCATAGTGGCCGTAAAGCTGGTCGACTTTTCCATATCCTTGGCAGTTACCACCACACTGTTCGCCATGATTTACCGCTTTCTGCCTGATGCTGTTATTCGGTGGCGCGACGTGTGGATTGGAGCCTTCATTACGGCAGCGCTGTTCGTGCTAGGTAAGTATCTGATTGCCTTTTATATCTCTTACGCTAATCCAGGATCTGCCTTCGGGGCAGCAGGGTCGGCCATCGTACTGCTGGTTTGGGTAAACTACTCGTCGCTCATTATCTTCTTCGGGGCCGAGTTTACGCAGGAATTTGCCGATGCCTTTGGGCAGAAAGTACAGCCCAAAGCCCACGCCGTACGCATCGAAACACGTGAGGTGCCAGAGGGCGAAAGCAAGGAAGAAATTACGACTGGCCGTCCTCGTGCTACTGGACGTTGGCGTGCGTAA
- the rlmN gene encoding 23S rRNA (adenine(2503)-C(2))-methyltransferase RlmN gives MISLPVLTKRDIRKLTPDELKAFMVEHGEKPFRAKQVLEWLWKNTASSFEEMNNISLSTRQLLDQHFAINGVKVQNQQLSNDGTIKSAFRLYDGNIVEGVLIPHDTRMTACISSQVGCSLTCKFCATGYMERKRNLDAAEIYDQVVRIREQCESQYGTPLTNIVYMGMGEPLLNYANVVKSVERITAPDGLNMAPRRITISTAGIAKMIKKLADDDVKANLALSLHAPNDAKRNEIMPINEANSLAALKEALQYYHQVTGRKVTYEYIVFENFNDTLQDAEELFQITKWLPCKVNLIEYNPIENASYRNTGDDKLVAFHKYLADRGVQTNVRRSRGKDIDAACGQLAVKQKPVEA, from the coding sequence ATGATATCCTTGCCTGTACTCACCAAACGCGACATCCGCAAACTCACCCCCGACGAGCTCAAAGCCTTTATGGTGGAGCACGGCGAAAAACCGTTCCGCGCCAAGCAGGTGCTGGAGTGGCTGTGGAAAAACACGGCTTCGTCGTTTGAGGAGATGAACAACATCTCCCTGAGCACGCGGCAGTTACTGGATCAACACTTTGCCATCAACGGGGTGAAGGTGCAAAACCAGCAACTTTCCAACGATGGTACCATTAAGTCGGCGTTCCGGCTGTACGATGGCAATATTGTGGAGGGTGTGCTCATTCCGCACGACACGCGCATGACAGCCTGCATCTCTTCGCAGGTGGGCTGCTCGCTCACGTGTAAGTTTTGTGCCACGGGCTATATGGAGCGCAAGCGCAACCTCGACGCGGCCGAGATTTACGACCAAGTAGTACGCATTCGGGAGCAGTGCGAGTCTCAGTACGGCACGCCGCTCACCAACATCGTGTACATGGGCATGGGTGAGCCGCTGCTGAACTACGCCAACGTCGTGAAGAGCGTGGAGCGCATCACCGCTCCCGATGGCTTGAACATGGCCCCGCGCCGCATCACGATCAGCACGGCCGGCATTGCCAAGATGATCAAGAAGCTAGCCGACGATGATGTAAAGGCAAACTTGGCCTTAAGCCTGCACGCCCCGAACGACGCGAAGCGCAACGAGATTATGCCGATTAACGAGGCTAACTCATTGGCAGCTTTGAAGGAAGCATTACAATACTACCACCAGGTAACAGGTCGCAAAGTAACCTACGAGTACATCGTATTCGAGAACTTCAACGACACCTTGCAAGATGCGGAGGAGCTGTTCCAGATTACGAAGTGGTTGCCTTGCAAAGTCAACCTCATTGAGTATAACCCCATCGAAAACGCTAGCTACCGCAACACCGGCGATGATAAGCTGGTAGCGTTCCATAAGTACCTAGCCGACCGCGGCGTGCAAACCAACGTGCGCCGCTCGCGCGGCAAAGACATCGATGCGGCCTGCGGACAGCTCGCTGTGAAGCAGAAACCAGTAGAAGCTTAG
- the thiS gene encoding sulfur carrier protein ThiS: MVFYVNNKPHEATVEPTLAAALTELQLADQRGVAVAVNDRVVPRTDWASYALQAQDRITVIRATQGG; the protein is encoded by the coding sequence ATGGTTTTCTACGTCAACAATAAACCGCACGAAGCCACCGTGGAACCCACGTTGGCGGCTGCCCTTACCGAGCTACAGCTCGCCGACCAACGCGGCGTAGCAGTAGCCGTGAACGACCGGGTCGTGCCCCGCACGGATTGGGCTAGCTATGCCCTCCAAGCCCAAGACCGCATTACCGTAATCCGCGCAACGCAGGGCGGCTAG
- the thiC gene encoding phosphomethylpyrimidine synthase ThiC yields the protein MKKDQAPQQTLVERAPLTGSRKIYVPGQLYDIRVAMREIVLTDTQRKFDFTNPTEENPPVTVYDTSGPYTDPDAEIDLKKGLPRLREEWIVNRGDVEELPGVSSEYGQLRADDEKLDHLRFEHIRRPYRAKSGQNVTQLHYAKQGIITPEMEYIAIRENQRIDQIANDDALKTQHEGYSFGANTPQGFITPEFVRDEVAAGRAIIPSNINHPESEPMIIGRNFLVKINTNIGNSAVTSSIEEEVDKAVWSCRWGGDTLMDLSTGKNIHETREWIIRNCPVPVGTVPIYQALEKVNGKAEDLTWELFRDTLIEQAEQGVDYFTIHAGVRLAYIPLTAKRVTGIVSRGGSIMAKWCLAHHKESFLYTHFEEICEIMKAYDVAFSLGDGLRPGSIADANDAAQFAELETLGELTKIAWKHDIQVMIEGPGHVPMHLIKQNMDKQLKECHEAPFYTLGPLTTDIAPGYDHITSAIGAAMIGWFGTAMLCYVTPKEHLGLPNKKDVKDGVITYKIAAHAADLAKGHPGAQYRDNALSKARFEFRWEDQFNLSLDPDTAREYHDETLPAEGAKVAHFCSMCGPHFCSMKITQEVRDFAAAQDVATDDALTKGLAEKAREFVEKGSEIYL from the coding sequence ATGAAAAAAGACCAAGCACCCCAGCAGACGCTGGTGGAACGCGCGCCCCTGACCGGCTCGCGCAAGATTTACGTGCCCGGCCAACTCTACGACATTCGGGTGGCGATGCGCGAAATCGTTCTGACGGACACCCAACGCAAGTTCGACTTCACCAACCCCACAGAGGAGAACCCGCCCGTAACGGTGTACGATACCAGCGGCCCCTACACCGACCCAGACGCGGAAATCGACCTAAAAAAAGGGCTGCCCCGTTTGCGCGAAGAGTGGATTGTGAACCGCGGCGACGTGGAAGAACTGCCCGGCGTATCATCTGAATATGGGCAGCTTCGCGCCGATGACGAGAAGCTAGACCACCTGCGTTTCGAGCACATTCGGCGGCCGTATCGGGCTAAGTCGGGGCAAAATGTGACGCAGCTGCACTACGCCAAGCAAGGCATCATCACGCCCGAAATGGAGTATATCGCTATCCGGGAAAACCAGCGCATCGACCAGATAGCCAATGATGACGCGCTGAAAACCCAGCACGAAGGCTACAGCTTCGGGGCGAACACGCCGCAGGGCTTCATCACGCCCGAGTTTGTGCGCGACGAAGTAGCGGCTGGCCGGGCTATTATTCCCTCCAATATCAACCACCCGGAGAGCGAGCCGATGATTATCGGGCGCAACTTCCTGGTGAAGATTAACACGAACATCGGTAACTCGGCTGTGACGTCGAGCATTGAGGAAGAGGTAGATAAGGCCGTGTGGAGCTGCCGCTGGGGTGGCGATACGCTCATGGATTTGAGCACGGGTAAGAATATCCACGAAACCCGCGAGTGGATTATCCGCAACTGCCCGGTGCCAGTAGGTACGGTGCCAATTTACCAGGCGCTCGAAAAAGTAAACGGCAAGGCCGAAGACCTGACTTGGGAGCTGTTCCGCGATACGCTCATCGAGCAGGCCGAGCAAGGGGTCGACTACTTTACCATCCACGCGGGTGTGCGCCTAGCGTACATTCCGCTGACGGCCAAGCGTGTAACGGGCATTGTGTCGCGTGGCGGCTCCATCATGGCGAAGTGGTGCCTAGCTCACCACAAGGAGAGTTTTCTCTACACGCACTTCGAGGAAATCTGCGAAATCATGAAGGCCTACGACGTGGCGTTCTCACTCGGCGATGGCCTGCGCCCCGGCTCCATTGCCGATGCGAATGATGCCGCCCAGTTCGCGGAGCTGGAAACCCTCGGCGAGCTGACCAAAATTGCCTGGAAGCACGACATCCAGGTAATGATCGAAGGCCCTGGCCACGTGCCCATGCACCTGATTAAGCAGAACATGGACAAGCAGTTGAAGGAGTGCCACGAGGCGCCGTTCTACACCCTAGGTCCGCTGACGACTGATATTGCCCCCGGCTACGATCACATCACGTCAGCCATTGGCGCGGCCATGATTGGCTGGTTCGGGACGGCCATGCTGTGCTACGTGACGCCCAAGGAGCACCTAGGTTTGCCGAACAAGAAGGACGTGAAGGACGGCGTAATCACCTACAAAATTGCCGCCCACGCTGCCGACCTCGCCAAAGGTCACCCCGGCGCGCAGTACCGTGACAATGCCCTGAGCAAAGCTAGGTTCGAGTTCCGCTGGGAAGATCAGTTCAACCTCAGCCTCGACCCCGACACCGCCCGCGAGTACCACGACGAAACGCTGCCCGCCGAAGGCGCCAAGGTGGCGCACTTCTGCTCGATGTGTGGTCCGCATTTCTGCTCGATGAAAATCACGCAAGAGGTGCGCGACTTCGCCGCTGCGCAAGATGTGGCTACGGATGATGCGCTAACGAAAGGCTTGGCTGAAAAGGCCAGGGAGTTCGTGGAAAAGGGTAGCGAGATTTATCTGTAA
- a CDS encoding hydroxymethylpyrimidine/phosphomethylpyrimidine kinase: MQLSRPYALSIAGFDPSGGAGLLADCKTIEANGVYGLGVCTALTVQNDVQFEQVSWVPAATILDQARLLFTRFPIKWVKIGLFESLGHLPELLEWLQMQQPRVQIIWDPVLKASAGYDFHSEPRQALVQALCKQLTLLTPNRPEMLRLWPAASAEESAAAVAAFCPVLLKGGHADGDVATDILFVDGDQHAFTAPRLPHGEKHGSGCVLSAAILAGLAKGYSLVEACREGKTYTSAFLASTDTLLGYHAVARIM, translated from the coding sequence ATGCAACTTTCTCGCCCATATGCCCTCAGCATTGCTGGCTTCGACCCTAGCGGCGGAGCCGGCTTACTGGCTGATTGCAAAACCATAGAGGCCAACGGCGTCTATGGCCTAGGTGTGTGCACGGCTTTGACGGTGCAGAACGACGTGCAGTTTGAGCAAGTAAGCTGGGTGCCAGCGGCTACCATCTTAGATCAAGCGCGGCTGCTTTTTACTCGCTTCCCGATTAAGTGGGTAAAGATTGGGCTGTTCGAGAGCCTAGGTCACTTGCCTGAACTGCTTGAGTGGCTGCAGATGCAACAACCACGGGTGCAGATCATCTGGGACCCAGTGCTGAAAGCTAGCGCTGGTTATGATTTTCACAGCGAACCTAGGCAGGCGCTTGTACAGGCACTATGTAAACAGCTAACCTTGCTCACGCCCAACCGCCCAGAGATGTTGCGTCTGTGGCCGGCTGCCAGCGCCGAAGAATCGGCGGCAGCAGTTGCCGCTTTCTGTCCGGTACTGCTGAAAGGTGGCCACGCAGATGGGGATGTTGCTACCGATATCCTCTTCGTGGATGGCGACCAGCACGCTTTTACCGCGCCGCGCCTACCGCACGGCGAAAAACACGGTAGCGGCTGCGTGTTATCGGCGGCTATTCTGGCGGGGCTGGCGAAAGGGTATTCGCTGGTAGAGGCGTGCCGCGAAGGGAAGACTTACACTAGTGCATTTCTGGCCAGTACCGATACGCTGCTAGGATACCACGCGGTAGCGCGAATTATGTAG
- a CDS encoding thiamine phosphate synthase, which yields MQISRLHYITDSPALADLACQGGVDWVQLRVKNLSYAAWEQLALDVRQVCRKHGAKLIINDNPQIAQAVGADGVHLGKQDMPPQEARAILGPDYIIGGTANTFADIEGLVAAKVDYIGLGPFRFTTTKQNLSPILGLEGYQTLLAQCRAAGFEVPIIGIGGIILSDVEALRATGLHGVAVSGAVSGTADPAAAATQFLTALASLPTVV from the coding sequence ATGCAAATTAGCCGACTTCATTATATAACCGACTCACCCGCGCTAGCTGACCTAGCTTGCCAAGGCGGTGTCGACTGGGTGCAGCTACGGGTGAAAAACCTCTCCTATGCTGCCTGGGAACAACTCGCCCTGGACGTGCGGCAGGTGTGCCGTAAACACGGCGCTAAGCTCATTATCAACGACAACCCGCAAATAGCTCAGGCAGTAGGGGCCGATGGCGTGCACCTTGGCAAGCAAGACATGCCGCCGCAGGAAGCCCGCGCTATTCTTGGCCCCGACTACATTATCGGCGGCACAGCCAACACGTTCGCCGACATCGAAGGCTTGGTAGCGGCTAAGGTGGATTACATTGGGCTAGGCCCGTTTCGCTTTACGACTACCAAGCAGAATCTAAGTCCCATTCTTGGGCTGGAAGGCTACCAAACGCTGCTAGCTCAGTGTCGTGCCGCCGGGTTTGAGGTGCCGATTATTGGTATTGGCGGCATCATTCTGTCGGATGTAGAGGCACTCCGCGCTACGGGCTTGCACGGCGTTGCTGTATCGGGCGCGGTGTCGGGCACGGCGGATCCGGCTGCCGCGGCAACTCAATTCTTAACAGCTCTCGCCAGTTTACCTACTGTTGTATGA
- a CDS encoding thiazole synthase, with the protein MTQPLTIAGRTFTSRLFTGTGKFSSAELMEEALLTSGSELVTVALKRVDVADSQDDILRHLAHPQFNLLPNTSGVRTAKEAVFAAQLAREALETNWIKLEIHPDPKYLLPDPVETLKAAEELTKLGFVVLPYIHADPVLCKRLEEVGVAAVMPLGSPIGSNKGLLTREFLEIIIGQSRVPVVVDAGIGAPSHAAAALEMGADAVLVNTAIAVAGQPVQMAHAFRMAVEAGRLAYEARLAAPVAHAEASSPLTAFLD; encoded by the coding sequence ATGACTCAGCCGCTCACGATTGCCGGTCGCACCTTTACGTCGCGCCTATTCACTGGCACCGGCAAGTTTAGCTCAGCGGAGCTGATGGAAGAAGCGCTGCTGACTTCCGGCTCGGAGCTGGTGACCGTAGCCCTGAAGCGTGTGGATGTAGCAGATAGCCAGGACGATATTTTGCGCCACCTAGCTCACCCACAGTTCAACCTACTACCAAATACCTCCGGTGTGCGGACCGCTAAAGAAGCTGTGTTTGCGGCTCAATTGGCCCGCGAAGCGCTGGAGACTAACTGGATCAAGCTCGAAATTCATCCCGACCCCAAGTACCTGCTCCCCGACCCCGTCGAGACGCTAAAAGCGGCCGAGGAACTGACAAAGCTAGGCTTTGTAGTGCTGCCCTACATTCACGCCGACCCGGTGCTGTGCAAGCGCCTAGAGGAAGTAGGCGTAGCTGCCGTGATGCCTCTAGGTTCGCCCATTGGTAGTAATAAAGGGTTGCTAACTAGGGAGTTTCTGGAAATCATTATTGGCCAGAGCCGGGTGCCGGTGGTAGTCGATGCGGGTATCGGAGCGCCTTCGCACGCAGCGGCGGCTCTCGAAATGGGTGCCGATGCGGTGCTGGTGAATACGGCTATTGCGGTTGCGGGTCAGCCGGTGCAAATGGCACATGCTTTTCGGATGGCAGTAGAAGCCGGACGGTTGGCGTATGAGGCGCGGCTTGCGGCACCTGTAGCGCACGCAGAAGCTAGCTCGCCACTAACGGCTTTTCTGGATTAG
- the thiH gene encoding 2-iminoacetate synthase ThiH, translated as MSFRPIFDAHSWDDVKASIYTKTAADVELALRAPKRTLEDFKALISPAAAPYLEQMAQLSHQLTRKRFGNTVQLYVPMYLSNECQNICTYCGFSLDNKIRRRTLSGVEMLQEAAVLKCWGYEHVLLVTGEANQTVGVEYLRKAIQVLRPHFAQISMEVQPLDQEEYELLVPEGLHAVLVYQETYHQHDYKKHHPKGKKSNFYYRLETPDRLGRAGVHKMGLGVLFGLEDWRTDSFFTALHLDYLERTYWQTKYSLSFPRLRPAEGLLQPKVEMTDRELVQLICAYRLLNEEVELSISTRETPTFRDHIVRLGITSISAGSKTNPGGYIVEPESLEQFEISDERSPQEIAAMLRRQGYEPVWKDWDAALMAIAR; from the coding sequence ATGAGCTTCCGCCCAATCTTCGACGCGCACAGCTGGGACGACGTCAAAGCTAGCATCTACACCAAAACAGCTGCGGATGTAGAGCTAGCTTTGCGCGCCCCTAAGCGTACGCTGGAAGATTTCAAAGCGTTGATTTCGCCGGCTGCCGCGCCCTATTTGGAGCAGATGGCCCAGCTTAGCCACCAGCTCACGCGCAAGCGCTTCGGCAACACGGTGCAGCTGTATGTGCCTATGTACCTGTCGAATGAGTGTCAGAATATCTGCACGTACTGCGGCTTCAGCCTCGATAACAAGATCCGGCGGCGCACACTCAGCGGCGTGGAGATGCTACAAGAAGCGGCTGTGCTGAAGTGTTGGGGCTACGAGCATGTGCTGCTGGTAACGGGCGAGGCCAACCAGACTGTAGGCGTTGAGTATCTGCGCAAAGCTATTCAGGTGCTACGCCCGCACTTCGCCCAGATCTCTATGGAAGTGCAGCCACTGGATCAGGAAGAGTATGAGCTACTAGTGCCGGAAGGCTTGCACGCGGTGCTGGTATACCAGGAAACCTACCATCAGCATGATTACAAAAAGCACCACCCAAAAGGCAAAAAGTCGAATTTCTACTACCGCCTGGAAACGCCGGACAGGCTAGGTCGAGCCGGCGTGCACAAGATGGGGCTAGGCGTATTATTTGGGTTGGAAGATTGGCGCACCGACAGCTTCTTCACGGCCCTGCACCTCGATTACTTGGAGCGCACCTACTGGCAAACCAAGTACAGCTTATCATTCCCCCGCCTACGCCCGGCCGAAGGTCTGCTTCAGCCCAAAGTCGAAATGACTGACCGCGAGCTGGTGCAGCTAATTTGCGCCTACCGTCTGCTCAACGAAGAAGTAGAGCTGTCCATCTCAACTCGCGAGACGCCCACTTTCCGCGACCATATTGTGCGGCTAGGTATCACGTCGATCAGCGCTGGCTCCAAAACCAACCCCGGCGGCTACATCGTGGAGCCGGAGTCGTTGGAGCAGTTCGAGATTTCCGACGAGCGCAGTCCCCAAGAAATTGCCGCCATGCTGCGCCGCCAAGGTTATGAACCCGTCTGGAAGGACTGGGATGCGGCGCTGATGGCTATAGCACGTTAA
- a CDS encoding HesA/MoeB/ThiF family protein, whose amino-acid sequence MTTAEFRRYDRHIRLPEIGLEGQQKLKAARVLVVGCGGLGCPVLQYLTAAGVGTLGLLDFDTVDETNLQRQVLYATADVGRPKAEVAAEKLRAQNPFITAQPHLARLAAANARTLLADYDLVVDCSDNFATRYLLNDACVLLGKPFVFGAIFKFEGQISVFNYQGGPTYRCLFPEPPDDSPNCSEIGVLGVLPGIVGTFQANEAIKLITGVGEVLSGRLLMLDALTLAFTTFAFEAVAANRIPCELIDNQLICETDAVPEITAADLKQQLKGEKALLLLDVREEQEYATRNIGGRLIPLGQLAAALPTLARDKPIVVHCASGRRSQQAVRLLQAHGFEQVASLRNGLADF is encoded by the coding sequence ATGACTACTGCCGAATTTCGTCGCTACGACCGCCACATTCGCCTGCCAGAAATCGGGTTGGAGGGCCAGCAGAAGCTGAAGGCTGCCCGCGTGCTGGTGGTAGGGTGCGGTGGCCTAGGTTGCCCCGTGCTTCAATACCTGACCGCTGCCGGCGTCGGCACCTTAGGGTTGCTCGACTTCGACACGGTAGACGAAACCAACTTGCAGCGCCAGGTCCTCTACGCGACGGCCGATGTCGGCCGCCCGAAAGCGGAAGTAGCGGCGGAAAAGCTGCGGGCGCAAAACCCGTTCATCACCGCGCAGCCCCACCTAGCTCGGCTGGCTGCTGCCAACGCCCGCACGCTGCTGGCAGATTACGACCTAGTAGTTGATTGCTCCGACAACTTCGCCACGCGTTACTTGCTGAACGATGCTTGCGTGCTGCTCGGCAAGCCGTTCGTATTCGGTGCTATTTTCAAGTTTGAAGGCCAAATAAGCGTCTTCAACTACCAAGGTGGGCCAACCTACCGCTGTCTCTTTCCCGAGCCACCCGACGACTCGCCCAACTGCTCGGAAATCGGAGTGCTCGGCGTTTTACCCGGCATAGTAGGTACGTTCCAGGCCAATGAGGCGATTAAGCTCATCACAGGGGTAGGGGAGGTGCTCAGTGGACGGCTGCTTATGCTGGATGCCTTGACCTTAGCTTTCACAACTTTTGCTTTTGAGGCAGTAGCCGCAAACCGAATACCATGCGAGCTGATTGATAATCAACTTATTTGTGAAACGGATGCGGTGCCCGAAATCACGGCAGCGGATTTGAAGCAACAGCTGAAAGGCGAGAAAGCACTGCTATTGCTCGATGTGCGTGAAGAACAGGAGTATGCCACGCGCAACATCGGCGGCCGGCTTATTCCGCTGGGGCAACTCGCGGCAGCGCTGCCTACCCTAGCCCGCGACAAGCCCATTGTGGTGCATTGCGCCAGCGGCCGCCGCAGCCAGCAGGCGGTGCGGCTGCTTCAGGCGCACGGCTTTGAGCAAGTCGCCTCGCTGCGCAACGGCCTAGCTGATTTTTGA
- a CDS encoding thiamine phosphate synthase: MAFTLLLISPPEESPNEISTLVQLFEAGLGLFHLRKPYWPEAQLEDYFRAIPALFHSRIVLHSHYALAQRYALHGLHLPARSRHTWRPSLLPVGQSLSTSFHTLEEVQQHRRHYDYVLLSPIFDSISKAGYGSAFDLGSLPQALQQLQYRAQYAPHVIALGGITAENVGAAQQAGFAGAAVLGAVWQAPDPVAAFQAIRSKIS; this comes from the coding sequence ATGGCCTTTACGCTCTTACTTATTTCGCCACCCGAAGAGAGCCCGAACGAAATTTCGACGCTGGTTCAGTTGTTTGAAGCGGGGCTAGGGTTGTTTCACTTGCGCAAGCCCTATTGGCCCGAGGCCCAATTGGAGGATTACTTTCGAGCAATACCAGCGCTGTTTCATTCGCGTATCGTACTGCACTCGCACTACGCACTGGCTCAGCGCTATGCGCTGCATGGCCTGCACTTGCCCGCGCGCAGTCGCCACACGTGGCGGCCTAGCTTGCTGCCGGTGGGTCAATCATTGTCTACCTCTTTTCACACATTGGAGGAAGTGCAGCAGCACCGGCGCCACTACGACTACGTGCTGCTCAGCCCCATTTTCGACAGCATCAGCAAGGCAGGTTACGGCAGCGCTTTCGACCTAGGTTCTTTGCCGCAGGCCTTGCAGCAGCTACAATACCGGGCGCAATATGCCCCGCACGTAATAGCGCTGGGAGGTATCACGGCAGAAAACGTTGGCGCGGCCCAGCAAGCAGGGTTTGCGGGTGCGGCGGTGCTCGGCGCCGTCTGGCAAGCGCCCGATCCAGTAGCAGCTTTTCAGGCTATCCGATCAAAAATCAGCTAG